One window of the Kineococcus endophyticus genome contains the following:
- a CDS encoding transketolase family protein: MTTLTSAPPTRWTARDDEAVVTARVLAMDATENAGHGHPGTAVTLAPVGHLLFQHHLRHDPSDPTWRGRDRFVLSCGHSSLTQYIQLFLAGYPMTLDDLKAYRTAGSQTPAHPEFGHTPGVETTTGPLGQGLATAVGMAMGARRERGLLDPDAPAGTSPFDHRVVVLCSDGDVQEGVTSEASAFAGHQRLGNLTVVYDDNRISIEGSTALVTSEDTAARYVAYGWHVQTVDLAPDGDVDVAALSRALEAAADETERPSIVLVRSIIAWSVPGRQDTPGSHGSLLGSEAVARAKELLGADPEATFAVDPELLAWTRGHARERAVAARAEWDERFAAWAARRPAEHALLQRLEAGLVPDSFPQARPRFAAGDSVSTRKAFRLGLVAAAAELPEVWGGSADLGDSNGTTIAPTSFLPAGSTEPNAHPAGQTIHWGIREHFMAAALNGIAHSGLSRPYGGTFLVFSDYMRPAVRLAALMGLPTLYVWTHDSIGLGEDGPTHQPVEHLASLRAMPGLDVLRPGDANEASAVLWKVLGHRGRPAAFALSRQSLPVLPEDGDGFSSADGAVRGGFVRWEGGPGGDPAVVLIATGSELQLAVEAGRTLAAGGVRVRVVSMPCREWFAEQDEAYRESVLPARIRARVSVEAAAAQSWHDLVGLDGRTVSIEDFGASAPPATLFEHFGVTVAGVVEAARDALSQNG; the protein is encoded by the coding sequence ATGACCACGCTCACCAGTGCGCCCCCCACCCGTTGGACGGCCCGCGACGACGAGGCCGTCGTCACCGCCCGCGTCCTCGCCATGGACGCCACCGAGAACGCAGGCCACGGCCACCCCGGGACGGCCGTCACCCTGGCCCCCGTCGGGCACCTGCTGTTCCAGCACCACCTGCGGCACGACCCGTCCGACCCGACGTGGCGGGGACGGGACCGCTTCGTCCTCTCCTGCGGCCACTCCAGCCTCACCCAGTACATCCAGTTGTTCCTCGCCGGGTACCCGATGACCCTCGACGACCTGAAGGCCTACCGCACGGCCGGCAGCCAGACCCCGGCCCACCCGGAGTTCGGGCACACGCCGGGTGTCGAGACCACCACCGGGCCCCTCGGACAGGGGCTGGCGACCGCGGTCGGGATGGCCATGGGCGCACGCCGCGAACGCGGTCTGCTCGACCCCGACGCACCGGCCGGGACGAGCCCGTTCGACCACCGCGTCGTCGTCCTGTGCTCCGACGGGGACGTGCAGGAGGGGGTGACCTCCGAGGCGAGCGCGTTCGCCGGTCACCAGCGGCTGGGGAACCTCACGGTCGTCTACGACGACAACCGCATCTCGATCGAGGGCAGCACCGCCCTCGTCACCAGCGAGGACACCGCCGCCCGGTACGTGGCGTACGGCTGGCACGTCCAGACCGTCGACCTCGCCCCCGACGGGGACGTCGACGTCGCAGCGCTCTCCCGGGCCCTCGAGGCGGCGGCGGACGAGACGGAACGACCGTCGATCGTCCTGGTGCGCAGCATCATCGCCTGGTCCGTCCCCGGCCGCCAGGACACCCCGGGGTCGCACGGTTCGCTGCTGGGGTCCGAGGCCGTCGCCCGGGCGAAGGAACTGCTGGGGGCCGACCCTGAGGCGACCTTCGCCGTCGACCCGGAATTGCTCGCCTGGACCCGGGGCCACGCCCGGGAGCGGGCCGTGGCCGCGCGCGCCGAGTGGGACGAACGCTTCGCCGCGTGGGCCGCGCGCCGACCGGCCGAACACGCACTGCTGCAGCGTCTCGAGGCCGGCCTCGTCCCCGACTCCTTCCCGCAGGCGCGTCCCCGGTTCGCGGCGGGAGACAGCGTGTCCACCCGCAAGGCGTTCCGCCTGGGGCTCGTGGCCGCCGCCGCGGAACTGCCGGAGGTCTGGGGCGGTTCGGCCGACCTCGGGGACAGCAACGGCACCACCATCGCCCCGACGTCCTTCCTGCCCGCCGGCAGCACCGAACCGAACGCCCACCCCGCGGGCCAGACCATCCACTGGGGGATCCGCGAGCACTTCATGGCCGCGGCGCTCAACGGCATCGCCCACTCGGGGTTGTCCCGTCCGTACGGCGGGACGTTCCTCGTGTTCTCCGACTACATGCGGCCCGCCGTGCGGCTCGCCGCGCTCATGGGGTTGCCCACGCTGTACGTCTGGACCCACGACTCGATCGGCCTGGGGGAGGACGGCCCGACCCACCAGCCCGTCGAGCACCTCGCCTCCCTGCGCGCCATGCCCGGTCTCGACGTCCTGCGCCCCGGGGACGCGAACGAGGCGAGCGCGGTGCTGTGGAAGGTCCTCGGCCACCGGGGTCGGCCGGCCGCGTTCGCGCTGAGCCGTCAGTCCCTGCCCGTGCTGCCCGAGGACGGGGACGGTTTCTCCTCCGCCGACGGCGCCGTGCGCGGCGGTTTCGTCCGGTGGGAGGGCGGGCCCGGGGGAGACCCGGCCGTCGTCCTCATCGCCACCGGCTCCGAACTCCAGCTCGCGGTGGAGGCCGGGCGCACGCTCGCGGCGGGGGGCGTCCGGGTGCGCGTCGTGTCGATGCCGTGCCGGGAGTGGTTCGCCGAGCAGGACGAGGCGTACCGGGAGTCCGTCCTGCCGGCGCGGATCCGGGCCCGCGTCTCCGTCGAGGCGGCCGCCGCCCAGAGCTGGCACGACCTCGTCGGTCTCGACGGTCGGACGGTGAGCATCGAGGACTTCGGCGCCTCCGCACCG